The Paenibacillus sp. FSL H7-0357 nucleotide sequence CTGCAGAAGCAACAGCTCACGCCAAGAAATACAATGCAACCATCGGTATTGCTACCGAGAATGGCATGCCTATGCACCTTGGTGTCATTCAGGATAAGCTCTCCGCTTACAGTCCCAAAGACTTGTACGGCTATGCTCCTCCTGCAGGCAAACCAGAGCTGCGCACTGTATGGCGGGAAAAAATGCTCCGTGAAAATCCATCGCTCGAAGGCAAATCCTTCGGCAACCCTATCGTTACCAATGCCCTGACGCACGGGCTCAGCATAGTTGCCGATCTGTTCGCAGAACAAGGCGATGCCATCATCTATCCGGACAAGAACTGGGAGAATTACGAGCTGACCTTCGGCATCCGCCGGCTCAGCGAAATCGTCAACTATCCGCTTTTCACTGAAGATATGAAATTTAATAGTGAAGGACTGCTGGAAGCGCTGCTCGCCCAGAAGGGACGCGGCAAAGCCATTGTCCTGCTCAACTTCCCTAATAACCCTACAGGCTATACTCCCGGCCTAAAAGAAGGAGAAGCCATCGTTGCCGCGATTCTGCGCGCTGCCGAGGAAGGCATCAATGTCGTAGTCGTCAGCGATGACGCGTATTTCGGACTTTTCTTCGAGGATTCTCTCAAGGAATCGTTGTTCGGCCGTCTGGCCAATCTCCATCCGCGCGTGCTGGCCGTCAAGATTGACGGGGCCACCAAAGAGGAATTCGTCTGGGGCTTCCGCGTCGGCTTCATCACCTACGCTTCCGAGAATAAGGAGCTGCTTGCGGCACTGGAACAGAAAACGCTCGGCATTATCCGCGCCACTATTTCCAGCGGTGCACACCCGTCTCAGACGTTTGTGCTGGACGCACTGAAGGCCCCTCAGTTCGCTGAACAGAAGGAAGAAAAGTTCCAGATCATGAAAGGCCGTGCCAACAAAGTGAAGGCACTGCTCGACAGCGGGAAATACGGCGATGACGTATGGACGTATTATCCTTTCAACTCAGGCTACTTTATGTGCCTGAAGCTGCACACTGTATCAGCTGAA carries:
- a CDS encoding aminotransferase class I/II-fold pyridoxal phosphate-dependent enzyme, giving the protein MNPLAGQLNESIKAGNEHVYDMLSDLGKAIYFPKEGILSQSAEATAHAKKYNATIGIATENGMPMHLGVIQDKLSAYSPKDLYGYAPPAGKPELRTVWREKMLRENPSLEGKSFGNPIVTNALTHGLSIVADLFAEQGDAIIYPDKNWENYELTFGIRRLSEIVNYPLFTEDMKFNSEGLLEALLAQKGRGKAIVLLNFPNNPTGYTPGLKEGEAIVAAILRAAEEGINVVVVSDDAYFGLFFEDSLKESLFGRLANLHPRVLAVKIDGATKEEFVWGFRVGFITYASENKELLAALEQKTLGIIRATISSGAHPSQTFVLDALKAPQFAEQKEEKFQIMKGRANKVKALLDSGKYGDDVWTYYPFNSGYFMCLKLHTVSAEDLRLHLIHNYGLGTIALGETDLRIAFSCIEEEQLEDLFDLVYAGIRDLEKA